Proteins encoded together in one Amblyomma americanum isolate KBUSLIRL-KWMA chromosome 1, ASM5285725v1, whole genome shotgun sequence window:
- the mRpL3 gene encoding mitochondrial ribosomal protein L3 — translation MVGLCSLRSPCARRMAWYVKAFSQIKLFSGFAVHNASTTQTFTPCLAVACNIQCRYKTSTTIKRRKTYPFHWWAPRKRKVRDQEHILPENYAFLQELAQKKYLQPGESPLREEPWPVATWTPESRRTGVIGRKIGIYPMWTNTGRRLLTTLIQVLDNHVIDYIPPEQYAKTRFGYRDKGRGCLVVGAGSADPMNFKAPYLKLFEKSGVMPKKKLTRFLITPDAAIPPGTPLTAAHFRPGDYVNVYGKTRGHGFQGVMKRWGMKGGPATHGTTKAHRRLGAIGGPRGIIQKGKRMPGHMGQERRLVVGLRVWRINTLHNVLFVQGPAVPGHTLALVKVYDSTHAKRAHSPEDPPPFPTYYPDPERPLPEEMYDKELQPFEAPSITFEDEEVQVKKKAKVKAKTKGRK, via the coding sequence ATGGTAGGTTTATGCTCCTTGAGGAGCCCATGTGCGCGAAGAATGGCTTGGTACGTAAAGGCCTTCTCTCAAATAAAGTTATTTTCCGGTTTCGCCGTCCACAATGCTTCGACGACACAAACTTTCACGCCGTGCTTGGCCGTCGCATGTAACATCCAGTGCCGCTACAAGACTTCTACGACCATCAAGAGGCGAAAAACGTATCCTTTCCACTGGTGGGCACCGCGGAAGCGAAAAGTGCGAGATCAGGAGCACATCCTGCCTGAAAACTACGCTTTTCTCCAGGAGTTGGCCCAAAAGAAGTATCTGCAGCCAGGCGAAAGCCCGCTGAGGGAGGAACCGTGGCCTGTGGCGACTTGGACGCCCGAATCGCGCAGGACGGGAGTGATTGGACGCAAGATCGGCATCTACCCGATGTGGACAAACACGGGCAGACGGCTGCTCACTACGCTTATACAGGTGCTGGACAACCATGTAATTGACTACATTCCTCCTGAACAATACGCCAAGACACGGTTTGGCTACCGGGACAAGGGCCGCGGCTGCTTGGTGGTGGGCGCCGGCAGTGCTGATCCCATGAACTTCAAGGCACCCTACCTGAAGCTTTTCGAGAAGTCCGGCGTCATGCCCAAGAAGAAGCTCACGCGCTTCCTGATTACGCCGGACGCGGCGATTCCACCGGGTACACCGCTGACGGCAGCGCATTTTCGGCCGGGAGACTACGTGAATGTGTACGGCAAGACCCGAGGCCATGGTTTTCAGGGGGTCATGAAGCGGTGGGGCATGAAAGGTGGCCCAGCGACACATGGCACCACCAAGGCCCACCGGCGGTTGGGTGCCATCGGTGGGCCCCGTGGCATTATCCAAAAGGGGAAGCGGATGCCGGGACATATGGGCCAGGAGCGGAGGCTGGTAGTGGGCCTCCGCGTATGGCGCATCAACACGCTACACAACGTGCTTTTCGTGCAAGGGCCCGCCGTGCCAGGCCATACACTGGCGCTAGTGAAAGTGTACGACTCGACGCACGCCAAAAGGGCCCATTCACCCGAAGACCCGCCGCCGTTCCCCACCTACTATCCGGATCCAGAGCGGCCACTCCCCGAGGAGATGTACGACAAGGAGCTGCAACCATTCGAGGCACCTTCGATAACGTTCGAGGACGAGGAGGTGCAAGTCAAGAAGAAAGCCAAGGTCAAGGCCAAGACAAAGGGCCGAAAGTAG